Proteins from a single region of Lasioglossum baleicum chromosome 1, iyLasBale1, whole genome shotgun sequence:
- the LOC143214067 gene encoding uncharacterized protein LOC143214067 isoform X4 yields the protein MSDSMASRETSLNSKHSDDHSVETLAEVFRCFICMEKLRDAHLCPHCSKLCCYTCIRRWLTEQRSQCPHCRASLHLHELVNCRWVEEVTQQLDTLQAVGISNSRHDDSNRDRCTVHHEKLSVYCWTCRRCICHQCALWGGTHSGHTFKPLEDVYEQHVTQIKAEVGQLKRRLMELISLVQEVERNVESVRAAKDERVREIRNAVELMIARLDSQLKAKLLTLMGQKNSLTLETEQLEVLLQEVEHQLHSCTRSELIIQSADLSRMIHQVRKKPMTSFVTAPVPADFHSEIVPGYDSATFAMQNFTQLQLKADPVYSAPLHVNGLCWRLKVYPDGNGVVRGNYLSVFLELSAGLPETSKYEYRVEMIHQGSRDTSKNIVREFASDFEIGECWGYNRFFRLDLLATEGYLNTELDTLILRFQVRPPTFYQRCRDQQWYISQLVTVQNQYAAQINELKERLAIEISRNAMTATRVACGPTSNVTSLVMQQQSQAAGDPLLSSNSSRSIDPFQNTTSPRSLQNVLSGGNNSSTMVGDQLMPICQLGNVSNIRPPGSSSTLSSISSKTSLKQHRGKPESPNLNGTNDGSSGDCQNNGVHSPSPSYSSPTVLNQQPLTLLSSSSSSDSGEFSEHDIYLDECEHNEPDLTLLDDNSNDENDVDDETMSGTSSNRDSIDVRRRSQRDRNLDKGENDVEVAESLTPWIQNKQRTKQQNNSSGDACRLRGNDSFEDEIMLLHLFEMHDRNSAWTSLCFNQHVDDTNDSRTSLTTLHRSSSPLHCNSTLSAHGSSSFSHKHHELDTTCNEQFSDKRSTCPSHLCQPQMMCNGRSNLGQLSNIYQQEVSGLMACGSQTRSEPATRSNSIDCDKDLPKISLVNQINHEVDTSRSDLIVPNVVLDSNKIVSKHLLSRRQSSPSSSGSVSVISNENSKVFEFEQLLETIQLYPIPQKDTASCFNKLRKNISSEGKSNGCTTAGIKTATLTSLTHDTPSSSTSNATDAIPNPNNYSWAPALYQHKHSQKNVLDTTMQVSPTENSNKSTTDKIIIVIDR from the exons atgtcAGACAGCATGGCTAGCAGAGAAACGTCGCTTAATTCAAAACACTCGGATGACCACAGTGTCGAG acACTAGCAGAAGTTTTTCGATGCTTCATTTGTATGGAAAAGCTTAGAGATGCGCATCTGTGCCCTCACTGCAGTAAATTGTGTTGCTACACTTGTATAAGAAGATGGCTTACAGAGCAACGCTCTCAGTGTCCCCATTGTAGAGCATCTTTACATCTACACGAATTAGTGAATTGCAGATGGGTAGAGGAAGTAACACAGCAGCTTGATACACTTCAAGCAGTtggtatatcaaactctaggcaCGATGATTCGAATAGGGACAG GTGTACCGTACACCATGAGAAGTTGTCTGTTTATTGCTGGACTTGTCGTAGGTGTATATGTCACCAATGTGCTCTATGGGGTGGAACTCATTCGGGACATACTTTTAAACCTTTAGAAGATGTATATGAACAGCATGTCACACAAATAAAAGCAGAAGTAGGACAATTGAAACGAAGGCTAATGGAGTTGATAAGTCTTGTTCAAGAAGTG gAACGTAATGTCGAATCTGTAAGAGCTGCAAAAGATGAAAGAGTTAGAGAAATCAGGAATGCAGTAGAACTGATGATAGCGCGTCTAGATTCTCAATTGAAAGCTAAATTATTAACGTTAATGGGTCAGAAGAACTCTTTAACTTTGGAAACAGAGCAACTGGAAGTTTTGTTGCAAGAAGTGGAGCATCAGTTGCATTCTTGCACTCGATCAGAATTAATAATTCAAAGTGCAGACTTGTCACGAATGATACATCAAGTAAGGAAAAAACCAATGACAAGTTTTGTGACAGCTCCTGTTCCCGCAGATTTTCACAG TGAAATTGTACCAGGATATGACAGTGCCACCTTTGCAATGCAAAATTTTACTCAACTACAACTAAAAGCAGATCCCGTGTATTCAGCTCCTTTACACGTGAATGGGTTGTGCTGGAGATTGAAAGTGTATCCTGATGGAAATGGAGTTGTTCGTGGAAATTATTTATCTGTTTTCCTGGAATTAAGTGCAGGTTTACCAGAAACTTCCAA ATATGAATATCGAGTTGAAATGATACATCAAGGATCTCGTGACACAAGTAAAAACATCGTTCGAGAATTCGCCTCAGACTTCGAAATTGGTGAATGTTGGGGTTAcaacagatttttcagattagaTTTACTTGCAACCGAAGGGTACTTAAATACAGAGTTGGATACGCTTATATTGCG GTTTCAGGTACGGCCACCGACGTTTTATCAACGTTGCAGAGACCAACAATGGTACATTAGTCAATTGGTAACAGTTCAGAACCAATATGCTGCTCAAATTAACGAGTTGAAAGAG AGACTGGCGATAGAGATATCTAGAAATGCCATGACAGCAACAAGAGTTGCTTGTGGACCAACATCAAATGTAACATCTCTGGTGATGCAACAACAGTCACAAGCAGCTGGAGATCCATTACTAAGCTCTAATTCATCTCGTTCCATTGACCCGTTTCAAAATACTACATCGCCGCG ATCGCTACAGAATGTGCTGTCCGGAGGAAATAATAGTAGTACCATGGTAGGTGATCAATTAATGCCTATATGCCAGCTAGGAAACGTCTCAAACATACGTCCACCTGGATCTTCTTCAACGTTATCTTCTATCTCATCGAAAACGAGTTTAAAACAACATAGAGGAAAACCCGAATCCCCCAATCTGAATGGTACAAATGATGGCTCCTCTGGAGACTGCCAAAATAATGGTGTTCATTCCCCGTCGCCCTCTTATTCTTCGCCAACAGTGCTCAATCAGCAACCATTGACCCTTTTGTCCAGTAGCAGCAGTAGTGATAGCGGA GAATTTAGCGAACATGATATATACTTGGATGAATGTGAACATAATGAGCCAGATTTAACGCTTTTGGACGACAATTCAAATGATGAAAATGACGTGGACGATGAAACTATGTCAG gtaCGAGTTCGAACAGGGATTCTATAGATGTGCGAAGGCGTAGCCAGCGGGACCGCAACTTAGATAAAG GAGAGAATGATGTAGAAGTTGCAGAATCGTTAACGCCGTGGATTCAGAACAAACAGCGTACAAAACAGCAGAACAATAGTAGCGGGGATGCTTGCAG ATTGCGGGGTAACGATAGTTTCGAAGATGAGATCATGTTACTACATCTGTTTGAAATGCATGATAGGAATTCCGCATGGACTTCGTTGTGTTTCAATCAACATGTAGATGATACAAATGACTCTAGAACTTCTTTGACAACTTTGCATCGTAGTTCTAGTCCCTTGCATTGTAACTCAACATTATCGGCTCATGGATCATCTTCATTTTCGCATAAACACCATGAACTTGATACCACCTGCAACGAACAATTTTCCGACAAACGCTCCACTTGCCCGTCTCATCTTTGTCAGCCTCAAATGATGTGCAATGGTAGATCCAATTTAGGCCAACTGTCCAATATCTATCAGCAAGAAGTCTCCGGATTAATGGCTTGCGGAAGTCAAACAAGGTCTGAACCTGCGACTCGTTCGAACTCTATAGATTGCGATAAGGATCTTCCAAAGATATCTCTAGTTAATCAAATTAATCACGAAGTAGATACATCCAGATCGGACTTAATAGTGCCAAATG TAGTATTGGACAGCAATAAAATCGTATCTAAGCATTTACTGTCACGACGACAATCGTCACCGTCGTCATCTGGCAGCGTTAGCGTAATAAGTAACGAGAATAGCAAAGtatttgaattcgaacaattgtTGGAAACTATTCAGTTGTATCCTATACCTCAAAAAGACACTGCCAGTTGTTTTAACAAATTAAg aaaaaatatttcttcgGAGGGAAAAAGTAATGGTTGCACCACTGCCGGAATCAAAACTGCTACGCTTACTTCTTTAACTCATGACACGCCATCATCGTCAACGAGTAATGCAACCGATGCTATACCAAATCCTAACAACTATAGTTGGGCTCCTGCGTTGTATCAACATAAGCACA GTCAAAAGAACGTTTTAGATACAACTATGCAAGTATCTCCAACCGAAAATTCTAATAAATCGACAACTGACAA aattattattgttatagaTCGTTAG
- the LOC143214067 gene encoding uncharacterized protein LOC143214067 isoform X3, with translation MASRETSLNSKHSDDHSVETLAEVFRCFICMEKLRDAHLCPHCSKLCCYTCIRRWLTEQRSQCPHCRASLHLHELVNCRWVEEVTQQLDTLQAVGISNSRHDDSNRDRCTVHHEKLSVYCWTCRRCICHQCALWGGTHSGHTFKPLEDVYEQHVTQIKAEVGQLKRRLMELISLVQEVERNVESVRAAKDERVREIRNAVELMIARLDSQLKAKLLTLMGQKNSLTLETEQLEVLLQEVEHQLHSCTRSELIIQSADLSRMIHQVRKKPMTSFVTAPVPADFHSEIVPGYDSATFAMQNFTQLQLKADPVYSAPLHVNGLCWRLKVYPDGNGVVRGNYLSVFLELSAGLPETSKYEYRVEMIHQGSRDTSKNIVREFASDFEIGECWGYNRFFRLDLLATEGYLNTELDTLILRFQVRPPTFYQRCRDQQWYISQLVTVQNQYAAQINELKERLAIEISRNAMTATRVACGPTSNVTSLVMQQQSQAAGDPLLSSNSSRSIDPFQNTTSPRSLQNVLSGGNNSSTMVGDQLMPICQLGNVSNIRPPGSSSTLSSISSKTSLKQHRGKPESPNLNGTNDGSSGDCQNNGVHSPSPSYSSPTVLNQQPLTLLSSSSSSDSGEFSEHDIYLDECEHNEPDLTLLDDNSNDENDVDDETMSGTSSNRDSIDVRRRSQRDRNLDKGENDVEVAESLTPWIQNKQRTKQQNNSSGDACRLRGNDSFEDEIMLLHLFEMHDRNSAWTSLCFNQHVDDTNDSRTSLTTLHRSSSPLHCNSTLSAHGSSSFSHKHHELDTTCNEQFSDKRSTCPSHLCQPQMMCNGRSNLGQLSNIYQQEVSGLMACGSQTRSEPATRSNSIDCDKDLPKISLVNQINHEVDTSRSDLIVPNVVLDSNKIVSKHLLSRRQSSPSSSGSVSVISNENSKVFEFEQLLETIQLYPIPQKDTASCFNKLRKNISSEGKSNGCTTAGIKTATLTSLTHDTPSSSTSNATDAIPNPNNYSWAPALYQHKHSQKNVLDTTMQVSPTENSNKSTTDKSLEETNTSGSS, from the exons ATGGCTAGCAGAGAAACGTCGCTTAATTCAAAACACTCGGATGACCACAGTGTCGAG acACTAGCAGAAGTTTTTCGATGCTTCATTTGTATGGAAAAGCTTAGAGATGCGCATCTGTGCCCTCACTGCAGTAAATTGTGTTGCTACACTTGTATAAGAAGATGGCTTACAGAGCAACGCTCTCAGTGTCCCCATTGTAGAGCATCTTTACATCTACACGAATTAGTGAATTGCAGATGGGTAGAGGAAGTAACACAGCAGCTTGATACACTTCAAGCAGTtggtatatcaaactctaggcaCGATGATTCGAATAGGGACAG GTGTACCGTACACCATGAGAAGTTGTCTGTTTATTGCTGGACTTGTCGTAGGTGTATATGTCACCAATGTGCTCTATGGGGTGGAACTCATTCGGGACATACTTTTAAACCTTTAGAAGATGTATATGAACAGCATGTCACACAAATAAAAGCAGAAGTAGGACAATTGAAACGAAGGCTAATGGAGTTGATAAGTCTTGTTCAAGAAGTG gAACGTAATGTCGAATCTGTAAGAGCTGCAAAAGATGAAAGAGTTAGAGAAATCAGGAATGCAGTAGAACTGATGATAGCGCGTCTAGATTCTCAATTGAAAGCTAAATTATTAACGTTAATGGGTCAGAAGAACTCTTTAACTTTGGAAACAGAGCAACTGGAAGTTTTGTTGCAAGAAGTGGAGCATCAGTTGCATTCTTGCACTCGATCAGAATTAATAATTCAAAGTGCAGACTTGTCACGAATGATACATCAAGTAAGGAAAAAACCAATGACAAGTTTTGTGACAGCTCCTGTTCCCGCAGATTTTCACAG TGAAATTGTACCAGGATATGACAGTGCCACCTTTGCAATGCAAAATTTTACTCAACTACAACTAAAAGCAGATCCCGTGTATTCAGCTCCTTTACACGTGAATGGGTTGTGCTGGAGATTGAAAGTGTATCCTGATGGAAATGGAGTTGTTCGTGGAAATTATTTATCTGTTTTCCTGGAATTAAGTGCAGGTTTACCAGAAACTTCCAA ATATGAATATCGAGTTGAAATGATACATCAAGGATCTCGTGACACAAGTAAAAACATCGTTCGAGAATTCGCCTCAGACTTCGAAATTGGTGAATGTTGGGGTTAcaacagatttttcagattagaTTTACTTGCAACCGAAGGGTACTTAAATACAGAGTTGGATACGCTTATATTGCG GTTTCAGGTACGGCCACCGACGTTTTATCAACGTTGCAGAGACCAACAATGGTACATTAGTCAATTGGTAACAGTTCAGAACCAATATGCTGCTCAAATTAACGAGTTGAAAGAG AGACTGGCGATAGAGATATCTAGAAATGCCATGACAGCAACAAGAGTTGCTTGTGGACCAACATCAAATGTAACATCTCTGGTGATGCAACAACAGTCACAAGCAGCTGGAGATCCATTACTAAGCTCTAATTCATCTCGTTCCATTGACCCGTTTCAAAATACTACATCGCCGCG ATCGCTACAGAATGTGCTGTCCGGAGGAAATAATAGTAGTACCATGGTAGGTGATCAATTAATGCCTATATGCCAGCTAGGAAACGTCTCAAACATACGTCCACCTGGATCTTCTTCAACGTTATCTTCTATCTCATCGAAAACGAGTTTAAAACAACATAGAGGAAAACCCGAATCCCCCAATCTGAATGGTACAAATGATGGCTCCTCTGGAGACTGCCAAAATAATGGTGTTCATTCCCCGTCGCCCTCTTATTCTTCGCCAACAGTGCTCAATCAGCAACCATTGACCCTTTTGTCCAGTAGCAGCAGTAGTGATAGCGGA GAATTTAGCGAACATGATATATACTTGGATGAATGTGAACATAATGAGCCAGATTTAACGCTTTTGGACGACAATTCAAATGATGAAAATGACGTGGACGATGAAACTATGTCAG gtaCGAGTTCGAACAGGGATTCTATAGATGTGCGAAGGCGTAGCCAGCGGGACCGCAACTTAGATAAAG GAGAGAATGATGTAGAAGTTGCAGAATCGTTAACGCCGTGGATTCAGAACAAACAGCGTACAAAACAGCAGAACAATAGTAGCGGGGATGCTTGCAG ATTGCGGGGTAACGATAGTTTCGAAGATGAGATCATGTTACTACATCTGTTTGAAATGCATGATAGGAATTCCGCATGGACTTCGTTGTGTTTCAATCAACATGTAGATGATACAAATGACTCTAGAACTTCTTTGACAACTTTGCATCGTAGTTCTAGTCCCTTGCATTGTAACTCAACATTATCGGCTCATGGATCATCTTCATTTTCGCATAAACACCATGAACTTGATACCACCTGCAACGAACAATTTTCCGACAAACGCTCCACTTGCCCGTCTCATCTTTGTCAGCCTCAAATGATGTGCAATGGTAGATCCAATTTAGGCCAACTGTCCAATATCTATCAGCAAGAAGTCTCCGGATTAATGGCTTGCGGAAGTCAAACAAGGTCTGAACCTGCGACTCGTTCGAACTCTATAGATTGCGATAAGGATCTTCCAAAGATATCTCTAGTTAATCAAATTAATCACGAAGTAGATACATCCAGATCGGACTTAATAGTGCCAAATG TAGTATTGGACAGCAATAAAATCGTATCTAAGCATTTACTGTCACGACGACAATCGTCACCGTCGTCATCTGGCAGCGTTAGCGTAATAAGTAACGAGAATAGCAAAGtatttgaattcgaacaattgtTGGAAACTATTCAGTTGTATCCTATACCTCAAAAAGACACTGCCAGTTGTTTTAACAAATTAAg aaaaaatatttcttcgGAGGGAAAAAGTAATGGTTGCACCACTGCCGGAATCAAAACTGCTACGCTTACTTCTTTAACTCATGACACGCCATCATCGTCAACGAGTAATGCAACCGATGCTATACCAAATCCTAACAACTATAGTTGGGCTCCTGCGTTGTATCAACATAAGCACA GTCAAAAGAACGTTTTAGATACAACTATGCAAGTATCTCCAACCGAAAATTCTAATAAATCGACAACTGACAA aTCGTTAGAAGAAACTAACACTTCAGGTTCTTCCTGA